In Bactrocera oleae isolate idBacOlea1 chromosome 3, idBacOlea1, whole genome shotgun sequence, a genomic segment contains:
- the LOC106624204 gene encoding mRNA export factor GLE1, translating to MIDILSLSRRPKLDVVEVPNLTFKSGLPINSLPGWELIPLNSKLPMLKCPGNQVIFSKNKIGQSFKHLKQEFDPSVRESLPEYNPLHDSNLKTFYANERNLKRLRENGEITQTNDVICNLKDFNEYRQQLHKTRLYYVLQELNRQENEQHDRMLINNAEAITARDHHNLAARQNSFTEIQGRKRKLENIRATRYQKMWQRTQDKIARKAAADEMGKAYHEYRKLLNHMKMQRHLEAAADLQRKHLIKLKKVFQFKQDRLQKNLRHLQEERLRQSEIIQTHFWEKRLKERIAYQDKIKGLLEKVAAQRKQFIENHRQKYDEKWLHIQNEIKERAHKIKKQSKLHQHRKKKPKQIIQPKPNLENGMAYCDTPNESVDKLLNFKLCEALNAAIDMEDQPAMPFDADDPIYKAAKFIITHIIKKFDKDLSKDPKICKNVRERVDQFFDEAKRFVLFRSSQIIASIREQVEEENAAGSRRPTIVSFSRLPLTIGESSYAIHPMVDIKPVDVRTPTPVGSLASIKVQSEENMFSNIPNLCRNELIFIEHYIIKFKRELIVGVGKRVFSAIDYHFSKKIMDVRPELLNLNRNFLTCEMSKAILSYATNKLNYESSIKLCISALASDIIWSLQKHLLKPERDPRGIVQPKPCTESPSPHMRLCLYCHKR from the exons atgaTTGATATACTTTCACTATCGCGGCGACCTAAATTGGATGTGGTCGAAGTACCAAATTTAACATTCAAATCTGGGCTGCCGATCAACAGTTTACCAGGCTGGGAGCTAATACCATTAAATTCGAAATTGCCTATGCTGAAGTGTCCCGGGAATCAGGTTATATTTTCGAAGAATAAAATTGGACAATCG TTTAAACATTTGAAACAAGAATTTGATCCCTCTGTGCGGGAAAGCCTGCCCGAATACAATCCTCTACACGATTcgaatttgaaaactttttatgccAACGAACGCAATCTGAAG CGTTTACGCGAAAACGGCGAAATAACCCAAACTAATGATGTgatttgcaatttaaaagatTTCAACGAATACCGTCAACAGCTGCACAAAACGAGACTTTACTACGTATTGCAGGAATTAAATCGACAG GAAAATGAGCAACACGATCGTATGCTCATCAATAATGCCGAAGCAATAACAGCGCGTGATCATCACAATTTGGCCGCACGCCAAAACAGTTTCACCGAAATACAGGGACGCAAGCGCAAGCTGGAGAACATACGCGCCACACGCTATCAAAAAATGTGGCAACGCACGCAGGATAAAATAGCACGCAAGGCGGCCGCCGATGAAATGGGCAAGGCCTATCATGAGTACCGTAAACTGTTGAATCACATGAAAATGCAACGGCACTTGGAAGCTGCCGCCGATTTGCAGCGAAAGCATTTGATTAAACTGAAGAAGGTTTTCCAATTTAAACAGGATCGTTTACAAAAGAATCTACGACATCTGCAGGAAGAACGGCTGCGACAGAGCGAGATAATACAAACGCATTTTTGGGAGAAACGTTTGAAGGAGCGTATAGCTTACCAGGATAAAATAAAGGGTCTACTGGAGAAAGTCGCCGCACAACGGAAACAATTTATCGAG AATCATCGTCAAAAGTATGATGAGAAATGGCTTCATATTCAGAATGAGATTAAAGAGCGtgcacataaaattaaaaagcaaagcaaattaCATCAGCATCGTAAAAAGAAACCGAAACAAATCATACAGCCGAAGCCAAACCTGGAAAACGGTATGGCCTACTGTGATACGCCAAATGAGAGTGTcgataaattgttaaatttcaaGCTTTGCGAAGCTTTGAATGCCGCTATTGATATGGAAGATCAACCCGCTATGCCATTCGATGCTGACGATCCGATATACAAAGCTGCAAAGTTCATTATAACGCACATAATTAAGAAATTCGACAAGGATTTAAGTAAGGACCCGAAAATTTGCAAGAATGTGCGCGAACGTGTGGATCAATTCTTTGATGAGGCAAAACGTTTTGTGCTCTTT agATCGTCGCAAATTATTGCTTCTATACGTGAGCAAGTAGAAGAGGAGAATGCTGCAGGCAGCCGAAGACCAACCATAGTATCGTTCAGTCGTTTGCCATTGACAATTGGTGAATCCAGTTATGCGATACATCCAATGGTGGATATAAAACCAGTGGATGTGCGTACACCAACGCCAGTG GGCTCACTGGCTTCTATCAAAGTGCAATCGGAGGAAAATATGTTTagtaatataccaaatttgtgCCGCAACGAGTTGATTTTCATTGAACACTATATTATCAAATTCAAGCGTGAGCTGATTGTGGGTGTTGGCAAACGTGTGTTTTCAGCAATTGATTACCATTTCTCCAAAAAAATCATGGACGTACGCCCAGAGCTGCTTA ATTTGAATCGTAATTTCCTAACTTGTGAGATGTCCAAAGCTATACTTAGCTATGCCACCAACAAATTGAATTATGAATCAAGCATTAAGCTGTGTATCAGCGCATTGGCCAGTGATATAATTTGGTCGTTGCAGAAACATTTGCTAAAACCTGAACGTGATCCGCGAGGAATTGTGCAACCGAAACCTTGCACTGAAAGTCCATCACCACATATGCGGCTTTGTTTGTACTGTCACAAACGGTAA
- the Dnz1 gene encoding palmitoyltransferase ZDHHC3: protein MTFIRDPCGIVCLVITYGAVIYADYVVLRWIILQTMEASIWAPVHVILFNTIVFLLCMSHLKAVLSDPGRVPLPANRLDFSDLHTTGKNNNGGGSEWTVCTRCETYRPPRAHHCRICKRCIRRMDHHCPWINNCVGERNQKFFLQFLFYVGLLSVYSVALVGYSFVYPCDNCNITTLETQTRMLHSVILLLESALFGLFVLAIMVDQMHAILHDETAVEAVQSKGKGMQRSSRRQFRLFAEVFGRGHPACWLLPCTSFNSSPRYNDTPLLMSYDV from the exons ATGACTTTTATACGGGATCCTTGCGGCATTGTGTGCCTAGTCATCACCTATGGCGCAGTTATTTATGCAGATTATGTGGTACTGCGTTGGATTATTTTGCAAACGATGGAAGCTAG TATTTGGGCACCGGTACACGTAATACTGTTTAATACAATCGTGTTCCTGTTGTGCATGTCTCACCTAAAAGCCGTGCTTTCAGACCCTGGACGCGTACCATTACCGGCAAATCGCTTAGATTTTTCAGATCTTCATACAACTGGTAAAAATAACAATGGCGGTGGCAGCGAATG GACTGTTTGCACACGGTGCGAGACATATCGCCCACCACGAGCCCATCATTGTCGCATATGCAAACGCTGTATACGACGAATGGATCATCATTGTCCGTGGATTAATAACTGTGTTGGCGAacgaaatcaaaaattttttctacaGTTTTTGTTCTATGTTGGCTTGCTATCCGTTTATTCCGTTGCATTGGTGGGCTACAGTTTTGTATATCCCTGCGACAACTGCAATATAACTACACTCGAGACTCAAACAAGAAT GTTGCACAGTGTAATTCTCTTATTGGAATCAGCGCTTTTTGGTCTTTTTGTCTTGGCTATAATGGTTGATCAGATGCATGCTATATTGCATGATGAAACAGCCGTGGAAGCTGTACAGTCAAAGGGTAAGGGCATGCAGCGTTCTAGTCGGCGTCAATTCCGCTTGTTTGCAGAAGTTTTCGGACGTGGCCATCCAGCTTGTTGGCTTTTGCCATGTACAAGTTTCAATTCGTCGCCGCGTTACAATGACACGCCGCTATTAATGAGCTATGatgtttaa